A region from the Triticum aestivum cultivar Chinese Spring chromosome 3D, IWGSC CS RefSeq v2.1, whole genome shotgun sequence genome encodes:
- the LOC123077640 gene encoding uncharacterized protein — protein MMFGDVEWTQIDQCIVSWLYTTVSNDILHIIIKPSDTAANAWTVIAELFLDNRLQRAIFAKREFHNIVQGDLSVTAFCSRLKCLSDTLRDVGSPVSDQDMLLALINGLNDDFGHCIAALTINPAGLTFARARGALLQEERRLSRGGHRAQLTALMAGHSRPPATAPSLRPVAPVAPSSGGGRTRDKKKK, from the coding sequence ATGATGTTCGGCGACGTCGAGTGGACCCAGATCGATCAGTGTATCGTGTCTTGGCTCTACACCACCGTCTCCAACGACATcctgcacatcatcatcaagccCTCCGACACGGCCGCGAATGCATGGACGGTCATCGCCGAGCTCTTCCTCGACAACCGTCTACAGCGTGCTATCTTCGCCAAGCGGGAGTTCCACAACATCGTCCAAGGCGACCTGTCCGTCACCGCCTTCTGTAGCCGCCTCAAGTGCCTCTCCGACACTCTTCGCGACGTCGGCTCACCGGTCTCCGATCAGGACATGCTGCTCGCTCTCATCAACGGGCTGAACGACGACTTCGGCCATTGCATCGCGGCGCTCACCATCAACCCCGCTGGCCTCACCTTTGCGCGCGCCCGTGGTGCCCTTCTCCAGGAGGAACGCCGCCTCTCCCGCGGCGGTCATCGCGCCCAGCTGACGGCTCTCATGGCCGGTCACTCCCGGCCGCCGGCTACCGCTCCGAGCCTGCGTCCCGTCGCCCCTGTTGCTCCCTCCTCTGGTGGTGGTCGCACCcgcgacaagaagaagaagtag
- the LOC123074228 gene encoding probable carboxylesterase 15 — protein MAGDTAPHVVEDLLGVVQLLSDGSVVRGDESVLGPKEPLPDVPGVEWKDVVYHAAHGLRVRVYRPASSSGTGSVKLPVLVYFHGGGYCLGSFAQPPFHAFCLRSAAELPAVVLSVQYRLAPEHRLPAAIDDGAQFLSWLRCQAELGAGADPWLAESADFARTFISGVSAGANLAHHLTIQVATARLPVSPVRVVGYVLLSAFFGGAERTASEADPPAGVSLPVEICEQLWHMSLPVGASRDHPVANPFGSESPSLAPVELPPALVVAPLGDVLRDRVLGYAARLKDMGKDVELAEFEGQQHGFSVLQPFGQAADELMRVLRRFVYQGDTNAER, from the coding sequence ATGGCCGGCGACACGGCACCGCACGTCGTGGAGGATCTCCTCGGCGTCGTCCAGCTCCTCAGCGACGGCTCCGTCGTCCGCGGCGACGAGTCCGTCCTCGGCCCAAAGGAGCCGCTCCCGGACGTCCCCGGCGTGGAATGGAAGGACGTGGTGTACCACGCGGCGCACGGCCTTCGTGTCCGCGTCTACAGGCCGGCGTCGTCGTCTGGGACCGGCAGCGTCAAGCTCCCGGTGCTGGTGTACTTCCACGGCGGCGGCTACTGCCTCGGCTCCTTCGCGCAGCCGCCCTTCCACGCGTTCTGCCTCCGCTCCGCCGCCGAGCTCCCGGCCGTCGTGCTGTCCGTGCAGTACCGCCTCGCCCCCGAGCACCGCCTCCCCGCCGCCATCGACGACGGCGCGCAATTCCTCTCCTGGCTGCGCTGCCAGGCCGagctcggcgccggcgccgacccGTGGCTCGCGGAGTCGGCGGACTTCGCCCGGACCTTCATCTCCGGCGTGTCGGCGGGCGCCAACCTGGCCCACCACCTCACCATCCAGGTCGCCACGGCGCGGCTCCCGGTCAGCCCCGTGCGCGTCGTCGGGTACGTACTCCTCTCCGCCTTCTTCGGCGGCGCCGAGCGCACGGCGTCGGAGGCCGACCCGCCGGCGGGCGTGTCCCTGCCTGTGGAGATATGCGAGCAGCTCTGGCACATGTCGCTTCCGGTCGGGGCGAGCAGGGACCACCCAGTGGCGAATCCTTTCGGGTCGGAGAGCCCCAGCCTCGCGCCGGTGGAGCTCCCGCCGGCTCTCGTCGTGGCGCCGTTGGGTGACGTGCTCCGTGACCGCGTGCTGGGGTACGCGGCGAGGCTCAAGGACATGGGGAAAGACGTCGAGCTTGCCGAGTTCGAGGGACAGCAGCATGGCTTCTCTGTTCTTCAGCCATTCGGCCAGGCGGCCGACGAGCTGATGCGAGTCCTCAGGCGGTTCGTGTACCAAGGTGACACGAACGCTGAGCGCTGA